A portion of the Gossypium arboreum isolate Shixiya-1 chromosome 8, ASM2569848v2, whole genome shotgun sequence genome contains these proteins:
- the LOC108469375 gene encoding protein TORNADO 2-like has translation MLEITIILFGLAKCITRKLKLILIKEGTQFIVIRVPLAGLKLGNITLNIFFIFSFTLSLFYAIPFPVICHYSIRFIRPQRKDILIILDLTDMAANSATVGVINFITLLLSIPVIGAGIWLANEPDNACVKILQWPLIILGISIAVVALLGFVGGCWRITWLLIFYLFAMFILILVFACLVVLIYLITNQGSGHPAPGRIYLEHDLDDFSGWLRRKVTNPYKWDRIRSCLNSTDMCSELNQRYRIAQDFFNARLTSIQYGCCMPPAECGYSYINPTYWLTPNNTAASMDCLQWSNDQMQLCFHCDSCKAGLLAKLTKEWRSVDIILFITLVVLICVYLIGFCFALRKSKTGDTSPRRHKQNT, from the exons ATGCTCGAGATCACTATAATTTTGTTTGGGCTTGCAAAATGTATAACACGGAAATTGAAGCTCATTCTTATCAAAGAAGGGACTCAATTCATCGTGATTCGTGTCCCTCTAGCTGGCCTAAAGTTGGGAAATATAACCCTCaacattttcttcattttctccTTCACTTTATCCCTATTCTATGCTATCCCATTTCCTGTAATCTGCCATTATAGTATTAGGTTTATTAGACCCCAGAGAAAAGATATTCTCATTATCCTCGATCTCACCGACATGGCAGCCAACAGCGCCACTGTTGGTGTTATCAACTTCATCACCTTGCTTCTCTCGATTCCAGTCATCGGAGCAGGAATCTGGCTTGCAAACGAACCGGACAACGCTTGCGTGAAGATACTGCAATGGCCTCTTATAATACTAGGCATCTCAATCGCGGTCGTGGCACTGTTAGGCTTCGTAGGAGGGTGTTGGCGCATCACTTGGCTCCTCATCTTTTACCTTTTTGCAATGTTCATCCTGATACTAGTGTTTGCTTGTTTGGTTGTTTTAATCTATTTGATCACCAACCAGGGTTCAGGTCACCCTGCACCAGGCCGCATATACTTGGAACATGACCTTGATGATTTTTCCGGTTGGCTTCGTCGAAAAGTAACGAATCCTTACAAGTGGGATCGGATTAGATCTTGCCTTAACTCAACAGATATGTGTTCCGAATTAAACCAAAGATATCGTATAGCTCAGGATTTCTTCAATGCTCGGTTAACATCTATACAG TACGGATGCTGTATGCCGCCAGCTGAATGTGGGTACTCTTACATAAATCCTACGTATTGGCTGACCCCCAACAACACAGCAGCAAGCATGGACTGCTTGCAGTGGAGCAATGACCAAATGCAGCTTTGCTTTCATTGCGATTCATGCAAAGCGGGATTACTGGCTAAGTTGACCAAAGAATGGAGAAGCGTAGACATCATTTTGTTCATTACACTTGTAGTTTTGATATGCGTGTATTTGATAGGGTTTTGTTTTGCTCTTAGGAAATCCAAAACTGGGGATACATCCCCAAGACGCCACAAACAAAATACATGA